The genomic region ATTTATTGGCAAAATTTCTGCAAAAAGATTTAGATGCTTTGATTTTATTGCGTAAAGTTGATAATCCTAGTAGTTTTGGGGTAGCTACAGTAGACGCACAAGGTAAAGTTTTACAGCTAGTCGAAAAACCCAAAAATCCCGCATCTAATTTGGCGTTAGTGGGAGTTTATCTATTTTCTACAGCTATACATCATGCAATTAGTAATATTCAACCTTCTGCTAGAGGAGAATTAGAAATTACTGATGCAATTCAGTTCTTGCTGAATAACCAAAAAATGGTAGAAGCACATCAGCTTGAAGGTTGGTGGTTAGATACTGGGAAAAAAGACGATTTGCTTGCAGCCAATCACATTATTTTAGACTCTCAGTTAGAAACTGATGTAAAAGGCGAAATAGATGCCAATTCTCAAATTATTGGTCGAGTCCAAATCGGTACTAATTCCCAAATTATTAACTCAACTATCCGAGGACCTGCCATTATTGGTGAAAATTGCTATCTGGAAAACTGCTTTATCGGTCCTTATAGTAGTATTGGCGATCGCGTCACTTTGATCGAAGCAGATTTGGAACATAGTGTGATCTTGAAAAACTCCAAAATAGTCAAGATCCAGCAAAGAATAGTAGATAGTGTGATTGGACAACGGGTTCAGCTTACCCTAGCTGAACGACGACCAAAAGCACTCAGATTTATGCTTGGGGATGACTCACAAATTGAATTGATATAGTAGAAAGTAGTAGCCTTAGAAGGTCGGTAAGACACAGGAAGGAGGAAATAGTTAATATCTACCAATTAATACTTAACACTCCACAATCAACCGCAAAATTAGGGTTTTAATATATCTCCTTTCTAGGAGAATTGCTAGATTAAAATTAGTAGTTGGGGAATTTTCCCCTAAGTTAGGGAAAATTGTTGATAGTATAGGGTTAAAACCACCCAATACCAAACATTTATTTGAGCTAAAATAGATCGATAAATAAAATAGGGTGAAAACTCTGGGGCAGACCTGTGTGAAAATTTAAGTTATAACACTAATTATATCTTATATCCATTAATAGTTTTAAAGCGCGATCGCACTACCAACTTAACTATGTATCAAGAAAAAATAACGATCTTAAATGTAGATATAGACAATATATCACAAGATGAATTGCTGAGAAACTTAACACTCAATGGTGGAGTTGTTTATACTCCCAATGTCGATCACTTAGTTAGGTTACAGGAAGATGTAGAGTTTTCTATAGCTTACAATATGGCTACTTACAGAGTATGTGATAGCCAAATTATTATGTATGCTTCTAAATTTTTAGGTACACCCTTGCGAGAAAAACTGTGCGGTTCCGATTTATTTCCCGCTTTCTATAACTACAATAAAGATAATCAAAATGTCAAAATATTTCTGCTTGGTGGTAAAGAAGGAGTAGCTAAAAAAGCCCAACAAAATATTAATCAGAAAGTTGGTAGAGAAATAGTTATAGCGGCTCATTCTCCCTCATTTGGATTCGATCAAAACGAGGAAGAATGTCGTGAAATCATTGAACTGATCGAGGCTTCTGGCGCAAATGTCTTAGCTATAGGAGTGGGGACTCCTAAGCAAGAAAAGTGGATTTATAAATATAAGTCAATGCTCAAAAACATAAAAATAATTTTGGCTATTGGTGCCACAGTTGACTTTGAAGCAGGTAATATTAGAAGAGCGCCAAAATGGATCAGTAATATTGGTTTAGAGTGGCTATATAGATTAGTTAGAGAACCGAAGAGATTGGGCAAAAGATATTTATTAGACGATCTACCTTTCTTAGGGTTAATCATCAAGCAAAAACTTCAGGGTGCTGACGAAGATCGCAGAAGTCGAGAAACTTTTTAAGATTAATCTCTTTGAGTGCGAATCCAGATTTTTTGGGGCTTTACTAGAAAACGAAGGTATAAAGGAATTTTTTGGAGCATATACACCGGAATAAAGAAGAGTTTGCTCAGTTGTAATTCATCTCTCGCAAATTTAGCCCAAGTCATGATAATAGAGCTAAATAACAGCAATCCAGCGATAGAAGATAAGATAATTGGACTCCAGATTCCTCCCAAGATACCAGCAAATAGACTTAAGCTAGCGATCGCCAGCCACAAAAATGTTAGTAAAGAAAGCGGTGGTACAGATAAATCTAATGCCATAGTCAATAATTCCCACCTTTTTTGTTTAATAGCCTCTTTGACTAACTTGGGTGACTGGGTAAGAATAATTTGGAGATGACCGTGTTCCCAACGGGTTTTTTGGGTTACCGTAGCTTCTTGCTGCTGAGGTAAACGCCCCTGTACGACAGTATCGGCACAAAAAATGGTTGAATGACTACATATAGCTAAGTCTACACCAAGCTGCATATCTTCAACTATATTACCGCTAGCTAACGGAGCTTGGCTAATTACTGACCAAGGGAAAGCCATACCTGTTCCCATCAAAGAACATGGTAAACCTAGTTTTCTTAAACCGAAAGGACGTACTAAATTCTTGACTTTAAAGGCAAATGCTGAAACCTGATTTGACAAGCTAGAGTTGGGAGGAAATGCCATTAAGTAAGTAGCTTGTACGGGTTTCTGGCTAACTTCTGCTAGGGTAGCGATTTTTTCAATAGTTTCTGGAGATACGTCGCAATCAGCATCGATAATGACGACCACTTCGGGAGGATCGGCGGCTAAATATTGGATACCATAGTCTAGAGCGTATCCTTTGCCCTTTTTCTCTGGATCTTGTCTTTCTACAACGGTAGCACCTAAATTGCGGGCGATCGCCGCAGTTTCATCTTCACAGTTATCAGCTACCACTACTAATCGATCTATAGCCGTTAATTGCGGTTGAATTGCCTGCAAAGTTGCCGCAATTCCACTAGCTTCGTTATGTGCTGGTACTAAAACGGCAATCTGCGGTCTTTGAGTGCTGTCGTCAGAATCTTCGGATTTACCAGGTAAT from Merismopedia glauca CCAP 1448/3 harbors:
- a CDS encoding glucose-1-phosphate thymidylyltransferase, whose amino-acid sequence is MKALILSGGKGTRLRPLTYTGAKQLVPVANKPILWYGIEAIVAAGITNIGIIISPETGGEIQSQTGNGDRFGAKITYILQSEPAGLAHAVKIAQPFLQDSPFLMYLGDNLIESQLHDLLAKFLQKDLDALILLRKVDNPSSFGVATVDAQGKVLQLVEKPKNPASNLALVGVYLFSTAIHHAISNIQPSARGELEITDAIQFLLNNQKMVEAHQLEGWWLDTGKKDDLLAANHIILDSQLETDVKGEIDANSQIIGRVQIGTNSQIINSTIRGPAIIGENCYLENCFIGPYSSIGDRVTLIEADLEHSVILKNSKIVKIQQRIVDSVIGQRVQLTLAERRPKALRFMLGDDSQIELI
- a CDS encoding WecB/TagA/CpsF family glycosyltransferase yields the protein MYQEKITILNVDIDNISQDELLRNLTLNGGVVYTPNVDHLVRLQEDVEFSIAYNMATYRVCDSQIIMYASKFLGTPLREKLCGSDLFPAFYNYNKDNQNVKIFLLGGKEGVAKKAQQNINQKVGREIVIAAHSPSFGFDQNEEECREIIELIEASGANVLAIGVGTPKQEKWIYKYKSMLKNIKIILAIGATVDFEAGNIRRAPKWISNIGLEWLYRLVREPKRLGKRYLLDDLPFLGLIIKQKLQGADEDRRSRETF
- a CDS encoding glycosyltransferase family 2 protein; this encodes MWKIIDIFLLIGATTVLVPILVLSIECFAALLPGKSEDSDDSTQRPQIAVLVPAHNEASGIAATLQAIQPQLTAIDRLVVVADNCEDETAAIARNLGATVVERQDPEKKGKGYALDYGIQYLAADPPEVVVIIDADCDVSPETIEKIATLAEVSQKPVQATYLMAFPPNSSLSNQVSAFAFKVKNLVRPFGLRKLGLPCSLMGTGMAFPWSVISQAPLASGNIVEDMQLGVDLAICSHSTIFCADTVVQGRLPQQQEATVTQKTRWEHGHLQIILTQSPKLVKEAIKQKRWELLTMALDLSVPPLSLLTFLWLAIASLSLFAGILGGIWSPIILSSIAGLLLFSSIIMTWAKFARDELQLSKLFFIPVYMLQKIPLYLRFLVKPQKIWIRTQRD